DNA from Anaerolineae bacterium:
AAAAACTCTGCGAACTCCGCGTCTCTGCGGTGTTTAATATCATCTTGACCACTACAGATATTTCAATATTAATGACAAACTGAGGTTAGATGACGAGGCTCAGTAGATCCAATTTTTAGATAGAGGGAAAGGTGGCGGTCACTTTTGGTCTGAAATTCAAGGCTATTTTCAAAAAAAAATCATCTTTTTTGTTATTTTAAGTAACTGTCAAATAATTACATGTTGAATTACCGAATCATCACAATGATGATAATATTACCGAAGGGTAATCATTGACACCCATTATCTCTTCTGCTAAAATTGCCATCATTAAGAACGGAACTTTTGTTCGGTTATTTATTCAGGAGGATAGTGATGCCTTCCATTGGGGCCGCAAGCAAGGGGTGGTCATCCTGCTGAGTGTTTTCAATGGCACTATCTCGGCTAGACTCGTATAAGCGCCGATAGTGACTTGGCTTCTGGACAAAAAAAGAGCAGGGGCGAGGTTTCCCCACTGCTCCCAACCTATAACTCAATACTTGTTATTGCTCATCGGCGTCATGCAAAATTCCGTCACCAAACAATCCAGCCCTCATTTATCATGCGCAAAAAAGGAAAATAGGAGCAGATCAATGACCAAACCAAAAGTATTCGTTACCCGGCTCATCCCAGAAAAAGGGTTAGACCAAGTGAAAGAATTTTGCGAGGCCGTCGTTTGGACCGATGAACTACCGCCGCCGCGCCAGATCATCCTTGAGCGGGTCAGGGGTGTGGACGGCATCTTATCCCTGCTGACCGACACAATGGATGCCGAAGTTATGGACGCAGCCGGGCCGGGCTTGAAAGTTATCAGTAACTATGCCGTGGGTTTTGATAATATTGACATCCCGGCAGCAACCAAACGGGGCATTCCGGTTGGTAACACCCCCGGCATTCTGACCGATACCACCGCCGACTTAGCCTTTGCGCTGCTAATGGCCGCAGCCCGTCGGGTGGTAGAGGGTGATAGATATACGCGGGCCGGTCAATGGAAAACGTGGGGGCCAAAGCTCTTACTGGGCGTTGACGTCCATGGGGCCACGCTGGGCCTGATCGGGTTTGGCCGGATTGGCCAAACGATGGCCAAACGGGCCTTAGGGTTCGATATGGAGGTACTCTATTATGACCCGATAAACACCGCTGATCTTGAGGCCAAGTCACTTCAAGCCCAATCCACCGATCTTGATACGGTGCTGCAAAAGTCAGATTTTGTCTCAATTCACACCCCCTTGACCGATGAAACCTACCACCTCATCAGTACCGAGGCCTTAAGCAAGATGAAGCCAAGCGCTATTCTAATTAACACTGCTCGCGGTCCCGTGGTAGACTCAACTGCGCTGTACCAGGCTTTGCAGGCAGGGCAGATTGGCTATGCCGCGCTTGACGTGACCGAACCAGAGCCTCTTCCCTTCGACAGCCCCCTGCTTGAATTGGATAATATCATCATTGTCCCCCACATCGCCAGTGCCAGCCGGGCCACCCGAGCCAAGATGGCTCAAATGGCTGCCGACAATCTGCTGGCGGGCCTGCAAGGCAAGCCCTTGCCAACCTGCGTCAACCCTGAGGTGTACCCGTAATTTTGAGTCTGCGGTGCTATAATTTGAGGGTAGAAGGGGCACATTTCAGAAACGGGATGCTCTGAATATGTAAGGTTAACGACTATCCGACTGACGACTTTAGAGTATCTTTTTATCCGGCCTCTTTGGGAAAAATTTTGCCCGGATTTAGGATATGCTGCGGGTCAAACGCGGTTTTGATGCGCCGTTGGAGCGCCAGCAAAGTTTCGTCCATAATCAGCGGCATAAACTCGCGCCGCTTGGAGCCAATCCCATGCTCGCCGCTGATGGTGCCCCCCAGTTTTCTGACGACCTGATACAGGTCGGTCAACACCGCTTGTTCTAACTGGGGCCATTGTTCCAATGGCGTTTCGGGGCGCTTGATAATTGTCGCGTGCAGGTTGCCATCGCCGGCATGACCGTAGCAGGGGATAATCACGTTGTACTTTTCAGACAAGCGCTCCAGTTCGGGCATCAGGTCAGGAATCTGCCCAAACGGCACCACAATATCTTCCAGGCTTTGGACCGCGCTGTAAAGCTTAAAGGCTTCGGCAATATTGCGGCGTATGGCCCACACACGTTCCTGCTTCGTAAAATTGTCGGCCACAAACACGTCAATCGCGCCGTGTTCCAGGCACAATTCAGCAATGGTTTCATAGTCCCGTTCCACTTGTTCCTGGCTGTTGCCGTCCACCTCAATCAGCAGCAGCGCGCCCGCCTGCTCGTAGGGAAATTCCTCGTTCAAATACTTGCATGTTGTTTGCGCAGAGAGCTTATCCATAAACTCAATGGCGGTGGGGATGATGCGCCCGTTGGTCATAATCTCGGGCACCATAGCGATAGCCATAGGCACATCTTTGAACAACACCAGCAAATCAACCTTGGCCGTTGGCAACGGCAGTAATTTTAAGATAATTTTGGTGAAAATACCCAGCGTTCCCTCCGAGCCGACCAGCAAATGTACCAGGTTGTAGCCGGTCACATCCTTAACCCGCTTGCCGCCCATTTCGACAATTTCACCCGTTGGCAAAACCACTTCCAGGCCCAGCACGTACCGGCCGGTCACGCCATACTTAATGGCCTTGCCGCCGCCGGCGTTCTCCGCCACGTTCC
Protein-coding regions in this window:
- a CDS encoding D-glycerate dehydrogenase is translated as MTKPKVFVTRLIPEKGLDQVKEFCEAVVWTDELPPPRQIILERVRGVDGILSLLTDTMDAEVMDAAGPGLKVISNYAVGFDNIDIPAATKRGIPVGNTPGILTDTTADLAFALLMAAARRVVEGDRYTRAGQWKTWGPKLLLGVDVHGATLGLIGFGRIGQTMAKRALGFDMEVLYYDPINTADLEAKSLQAQSTDLDTVLQKSDFVSIHTPLTDETYHLISTEALSKMKPSAILINTARGPVVDSTALYQALQAGQIGYAALDVTEPEPLPFDSPLLELDNIIIVPHIASASRATRAKMAQMAADNLLAGLQGKPLPTCVNPEVYP
- a CDS encoding FAD-binding protein; this translates as MTPYQKVTPTVVAALRAIVGEKNVIYDDAEKLANYAHDEVADTSLAHMPEVVVKPNSAAEIAEIMKLANRELIPVTPRGAGSGLSGGAVPVYGGIVLSVERMNRILEIDRANMTVTVEPGAVTNAINEAIAPDGLFYAGYPMSVETCFIGGNVAENAGGGKAIKYGVTGRYVLGLEVVLPTGEIVEMGGKRVKDVTGYNLVHLLVGSEGTLGIFTKIILKLLPLPTAKVDLLVLFKDVPMAIAMVPEIMTNGRIIPTAIEFMDKLSAQTTCKYLNEEFPYEQAGALLLIEVDGNSQEQVERDYETIAELCLEHGAIDVFVADNFTKQERVWAIRRNIAEAFKLYSAVQSLEDIVVPFGQIPDLMPELERLSEKYNVIIPCYGHAGDGNLHATIIKRPETPLEQWPQLEQAVLTDLYQVVRKLGGTISGEHGIGSKRREFMPLIMDETLLALQRRIKTAFDPQHILNPGKIFPKEAG